A window from Dysidea avara chromosome 2, odDysAvar1.4, whole genome shotgun sequence encodes these proteins:
- the LOC136247789 gene encoding uncharacterized protein: MELLSPKVEYYSSGDNKGKPTTNSVIGYMTPYTEELWKSWMKQFTLQTECQFTIRTGVQENQNTSRESGVIKFQQSVHSYKSVWTHTYVCLRGGKGRLKSLKLSKKNRRAIGTRRLGCEAAICLRLLKMSNGTEILEIKVPMNSAHSHDVSSVADQICLKPLQQIEAKVSELVQDSLLNQRALRMALKTWVNNELIPLHLETGVIDKEPSLFNRAYCPNAEDVRIMVKKAIIQERNSQFDQGAVLHLLREEKDKNQLNFFFREYKMASNKYTSSDEKDNSGNNDSSTSSSQRDNLRERDNTISSGEEGKSILLGEESKAIEKSDALVEDKKCITYGEQNQNLLSEINESVSTLKTAEDIDLSKEDSFLLVYQTKKQKEWLECYGNVITCMDGVYKTLRYGFPCYFLVVKTSIGIGRVVGTIIPQYETEELIAEGLKIIKQWNPRWSPKFFMTDKSSQELGAIGVVHPKCFRLVCDFHSLQAVERWINKSSNGVKFEYKATVKSSFRTLLYAISNEKFEEMLTQIQTSSWYKENLPLQEYLINQWLNCKPLWSHVYRQVYHANINTDNFVESFNNVLKNHYLTLRHDKSIFSLTKILLHCIFPDQEREYAVLTAKQSSLHRVPRKDIPEFLKNRPFNIQKSAS; this comes from the exons ATGGAATTGCTAAGTCCTAAGGTTGAGTATTACTCCTCAGGTGATAATAAAGGGAAACCAACTACCAATTCAGTGATTGGCTACATGACACCATACACAGAAGAATTATGGAAGAGTTGGATGAAACAGTTTACTCTTCAAACCGAGTGTCAGTTCACAATTCGTACTGGTGTGCAAGAGAACCAGAACACATCCAGAGAAAGTGGTGTTATCAAATTCCAGCAATCAGTCCATTCCTATAAGTCAGTTTGGacacatacatatgtgtgttTGAGGGGAGGCAAAGGCAGGCTCAAATCTTTGAAACTGTCAAAGAAAAACAGACGAGCTATTGGAACAAGAAGGCTTGGCTGTGAAGCAGCCATTTGTTTGCGGTTACTAAAAATGTCCAATGGAACTGAAATCCTTGAAATTAAAGTACCAATGAACTCTGCTCATTCTCATGATGTTTCATCTGTAGCAGATCAAATTTGTCTCAAACCTTTGCAACAGATAGAGGCTAAAGTATCTGAATTGGTGCAAGACTCACTTTTGAATCAAAGGGCTCTTAGAATGGCTTTGAAAACGTGGGTAAATAACGAACTTATACCACTGCACCTTGAGACTGGTGTGATTGACAAAGAACCATCTTTGTTCAATAGAGCATACTGTCCCAATGCTGAAGATGTACGAATTATGGTGAAGAAGGCTATTATCCAAGAACGAAATTCACAATTTGACCAAGGAGCTGTATTACACCTGCTACGTGAAGAAAAAGACAAAAATCAGCTTAATTTTTTCTTTCGTGAATACAAGATGGCTTCTAACAAATATACTTCTTCAGATGAAAAAGACAACTCTGGTAATAATGACAGCTCTACTTCATCAAGTCAAAGAGACAACTTACGAGAAAGAGACAACACTATTTCATCAGGTGAAGAAGGCAAATCCATTTTATTAGGTGAAGAAAGCAAGGCTATTGAAAAATCTGATGCATTGGTTGAAGACAAAAAGTGTATCACATATGGGGAACA GAATCAAAACCTACTTTCTGAAATAAATGAAAGTGTTAGCACTTTGAAGACAGCTGAAGATATTGATCTTAGCAAGGAAGACTCATTTTTACTTGTTTACCAAACTAAGAAGCAGAAAGAATGGTTAGAATGTTATGGTAACGTAATTACTTGCATGGATGGAGTTTATAAAACTCTGAGATATGGATTTCCTTGTTACTTCCTTGTTGTCAAGACATCAATTGGAATAGGTAGAGTTGTTGGCACTATTATTCCCCAATATGAAACAGAGGAGCTTATTGCTGAAGGGCTTAAGATTATTAAGCAATGGAACCCACGGTGGAGTCCAAAATTCTTCATGACTGATAAGAGCTCACAAGAATTAG GTGCTATTGGTGTGGTACATCCAAAGTGTTTTAGATTGGTGTGTGACTTCCATAGTTTGCAGGCAGTGGAAAGATGGATAAACAAATCATCAAATGGTGTGAAGTTTGAATATAAGGCAACAGTTAAATCATCATTTAGAACCTTGTTATATGCTATTTCAA ATGAGAAATTTGAAGAGATGTTAACACAGATTCAAACATCTAGCTGGTACAAAGAAAACTTGCCATTACAAGAATACTTGATAAACCAGTGGCTGAACTGCAAACCT CTGTGGAGTCATGTATATAGGCAGGTGTACCATGCAAATATCAATACTGATAATTTTGTGGAATCATTTAACAATGTTCTTAAAAACCATTACTTGACTTTACGGCATGACAAATCAATTTTTTCACTAACTAAAATTTTGCTGCATTGCATTTTTCCTGACCAAGAAAGAGAGTATGCTGTTCTTACAGCCAAGCAATCATCCCTGCACAGAGTACCAAGAAAAGATATCCCAGAGTTTCTGAAGAATCGTCCTTTTAAT ATCCAAAAAAGTGCCAGCTGA